One window from the genome of Tolypothrix sp. NIES-4075 encodes:
- a CDS encoding GNAT family N-acetyltransferase, protein MKEELKHKFYISTDKSKLDIKAIHDFLQSFYCYENIPLTIVEKSIKNSLCFGLYESNTQLGFARVITDYATSALLKDVFILEPYRGQGLGKWFVNYILEYPELQDVQRWLLGTKDAHGLYRRYGFKNLTEPEKIMMRLNHNAHQL, encoded by the coding sequence ATGAAGGAAGAATTAAAACATAAGTTTTATATCAGCACCGATAAATCTAAATTAGATATAAAAGCAATTCATGATTTTTTACAAAGTTTCTATTGTTATGAAAATATTCCATTAACAATTGTCGAAAAGTCAATCAAAAATTCTTTATGCTTCGGACTTTATGAAAGTAATACGCAACTTGGCTTTGCGAGAGTCATCACTGATTATGCAACTTCTGCGTTGTTAAAAGATGTTTTTATTCTTGAGCCTTATCGAGGACAAGGTTTAGGTAAATGGTTTGTCAACTATATTTTGGAATATCCAGAATTACAAGATGTTCAAAGGTGGTTATTAGGAACAAAAGATGCCCACGGGCTTTATCGTCGTTACGGTTTTAAAAATTTGACAGAACCAGAAAAAATTATGATGCGTTTAAATCATAATGCTCATCAGTTGTGA